The Fusobacterium periodonticum ATCC 33693 genome includes a window with the following:
- a CDS encoding ATP-binding cassette domain-containing protein: MKKNEKINFKDIFEICRLILKNNISIHAVNLLVWLLLSLFPLVFALLLRNLFSSLENFSSANYIKNIIIYAVIILFNIFLTYKAGVFDTRSRFNIGKLLRVNLFSYFVNYDVNIDTSHILNSFNEDIDTIEEFISFSMDFINKIIFFLISFIILIKINYKLTIFVFTPLLLVSFLIYSCGEKIKKYYNFAKKEDLETVYFTSSIIKGNNIIKYFFNNKIIKNFEDSLTIRSKKNIIKNFFFEVIEKVAELFNNISYVILAFASYLLLNSSDSISNFTLFIEYISYGTVYLIVFQEVFINLKSIQKFLENLSENLAISKEEVIELIRNRVKNKRKILETPFNNSELVINLDRNEILIIEDESIIKELKSKMLDENKIAYVPKTINLFDDTIQNNITLFAPRDEELLKKVMEISCIDMKEFEELIKKEKNIGRNGKKLSEGQRQRVAIARALYSRNEILLLDNCFSNIDYVTSLKIIEGLNKYKYTMIVLATDTDFFKELKLRNRLNL, from the coding sequence ATGAAAAAGAATGAAAAAATAAATTTTAAAGATATATTTGAGATATGTAGATTAATTCTTAAAAATAATATTTCTATACACGCAGTAAATTTGTTAGTTTGGTTATTATTAAGTTTATTTCCTTTGGTTTTTGCTTTACTTTTAAGAAATTTATTTTCATCACTTGAAAATTTTTCTTCTGCTAACTATATTAAAAACATAATTATATATGCTGTAATTATTCTTTTTAATATTTTTCTAACATATAAGGCAGGGGTATTTGATACGAGGTCAAGATTTAATATAGGAAAATTATTAAGAGTGAATTTATTTAGTTATTTTGTTAATTATGATGTTAATATAGATACTTCACATATTTTAAATAGTTTTAATGAAGATATAGATACTATAGAAGAATTCATAAGTTTTTCTATGGATTTTATAAATAAAATAATATTTTTTTTAATATCTTTCATTATTTTAATAAAAATAAATTATAAACTTACAATTTTTGTTTTTACTCCACTTTTATTGGTTTCATTTTTGATATATAGTTGTGGAGAAAAAATAAAAAAATATTATAATTTTGCTAAGAAAGAAGATTTAGAAACTGTGTATTTTACAAGTTCCATAATTAAGGGTAACAATATTATAAAATATTTTTTCAATAATAAAATAATTAAAAATTTTGAAGATAGTTTAACTATAAGGAGTAAGAAAAATATCATCAAAAATTTTTTCTTTGAAGTAATAGAAAAAGTTGCTGAATTGTTTAATAATATCTCTTATGTTATTTTAGCTTTTGCTAGTTACTTACTCTTAAATAGTTCAGATAGTATTTCAAATTTTACCCTGTTTATAGAATATATTTCTTATGGAACTGTTTATTTAATAGTTTTTCAAGAAGTGTTTATTAATTTAAAATCTATACAAAAGTTTTTAGAAAATCTAAGTGAAAACTTGGCTATTAGTAAAGAAGAAGTTATAGAATTAATAAGAAATAGAGTAAAAAATAAAAGAAAAATTTTAGAAACTCCCTTTAATAACTCAGAGTTAGTAATAAATTTAGATAGAAATGAAATACTAATAATAGAAGATGAAAGTATAATAAAAGAATTAAAGAGTAAAATGTTAGATGAAAATAAAATTGCTTATGTTCCAAAAACAATTAATCTTTTTGATGATACTATTCAAAATAATATAACATTGTTTGCTCCAAGAGATGAAGAATTATTGAAAAAAGTTATGGAGATAAGTTGTATAGATATGAAAGAATTTGAAGAATTAATTAAAAAAGAAAAAAATATTGGTAGAAATGGTAAAAAATTATCAGAAGGACAAAGGCAGAGAGTGGCAATAGCGAGGGCTCTGTATTCAAGAAATGAAATACTCTTATTGGATAATTGTTTTAGTAATATAGATTATGTGACTTCTCTGAAAATAATAGAAGGATTAAATAAGTATAAATATACAATGATAGTATTAGCAACTGATACAGATTTTTTTAAAGAACTTAAACTTAGAAATAGATTGAATCTATAG
- a CDS encoding ABC transporter ATP-binding protein, with product MKNYILKHKKELIKLILFIILASISAVFIQFFRGYVLDSAINKSKDVIFYGIAMFLLIVLEILFTYLFFITSNKLTSVYMEDLRSDIFKSILSKNYKDFYANDKGNYISKLINEVALIDEKFSSNLCTFLQVSIKATLVLISIFLLNWKLSIIAIFLMTLPLYIPKLIQNKIKNLNIKYVNSINNLTSLLNDYLSGYEIIHNYSLTQIFIKKFIDKNYNTQYDFYKMRKISSLSRTLSMILSYFSFFIVVIFSTYLVFKGEFTAGEFFAAIGLVDQLSWPIISISVNIQNFIAAKPVINSVLPYINIVDSNIKNSNTEKISNIVFSNVCFSYNEKNLIKNFNAEFKENKKYLIRGESGSGKTTLINLLLGFEKLDSGNIFINGKVCETEDILGKISIVRQETFLFNDTLRNNISLYEDINDENILKVLNTINLTKFSSIEGLDTMIENLGINLSGGEKRRIMLARALIRKKDVLILDEPLANLDKNNAHLIEDLILKINDVTLIVISHTFSEEKLKEFDKIYSL from the coding sequence ATGAAAAATTATATACTTAAACATAAAAAAGAGCTTATAAAACTAATATTATTTATAATTCTTGCTAGTATTTCAGCTGTTTTTATCCAATTTTTTAGAGGTTATGTTTTAGATTCAGCAATCAATAAGTCTAAAGATGTTATTTTTTATGGAATAGCTATGTTTCTTTTAATAGTTCTTGAAATTTTATTTACTTATTTATTTTTTATTACTAGTAATAAATTAACATCAGTATATATGGAAGATTTGAGAAGTGATATTTTTAAATCTATTCTATCAAAAAATTACAAAGATTTCTATGCTAATGATAAAGGAAACTATATATCTAAACTCATTAATGAGGTAGCTTTAATTGATGAAAAATTTTCTTCAAATTTATGTACCTTTCTCCAAGTAAGTATAAAAGCAACTTTAGTTCTTATAAGTATTTTTTTATTGAATTGGAAATTATCTATAATCGCAATATTTTTAATGACTTTACCTCTTTATATTCCAAAGCTAATACAAAATAAGATAAAAAACTTAAATATTAAATATGTTAATAGTATTAATAATCTTACATCACTTCTTAATGATTATTTATCTGGCTATGAGATAATTCATAATTATTCACTTACTCAAATATTTATAAAAAAATTTATTGATAAAAATTATAATACTCAATATGATTTTTATAAAATGAGAAAAATTTCATCACTTTCAAGAACTCTATCTATGATATTATCATATTTTTCTTTTTTCATCGTTGTAATTTTTTCAACATATTTAGTTTTTAAAGGCGAATTTACTGCTGGAGAATTTTTTGCAGCAATAGGATTAGTAGACCAATTAAGTTGGCCAATAATATCTATATCTGTTAACATTCAAAATTTTATAGCTGCAAAACCAGTAATAAATTCAGTTCTTCCATATATAAACATAGTTGATAGTAATATTAAAAATAGTAATACTGAAAAAATTTCTAATATAGTATTTTCTAATGTCTGTTTTTCATATAATGAAAAAAATTTAATTAAAAACTTTAATGCAGAATTTAAAGAAAATAAAAAATATTTGATAAGAGGTGAAAGTGGTAGTGGAAAGACAACACTTATCAACTTATTATTAGGTTTTGAAAAATTAGATTCTGGAAATATTTTTATTAATGGAAAAGTATGTGAAACCGAAGATATTTTAGGAAAAATTTCTATTGTTAGACAAGAAACTTTTCTTTTTAATGATACTTTAAGAAATAATATTTCATTATATGAAGATATCAATGATGAAAATATTTTAAAAGTATTGAATACTATAAATTTAACTAAATTTTCTTCAATAGAAGGTTTAGATACTATGATTGAAAATTTAGGAATAAATTTATCTGGTGGAGAGAAAAGAAGAATTATGTTAGCAAGAGCTCTAATTAGAAAAAAAGATGTTTTAATATTAGATGAACCTTTAGCTAATTTAGATAAAAATAATGCCCATTTAATTGAAGATTTAATTTTAAAAATTAATGATGTTACCCTTATTGTAATATCTCATACTTTTTCAGAAGAAAAGCTTAAAGAATTTGATAAAATTTACTCATTATAA
- a CDS encoding YaaA family protein, whose translation MKIIFSPSKEMREENIFENKKIEFTESPFKDKTNILIDILKQKSIEEIGSIMKLKADLLAKTYKDIQNYDKLKHLPAISMYYGVSFKELELEAYSEKSLKYLKNKLFILSALYGFSQPFDLLKKYRLDMTMSITDKGLYNFWKKEVNDYILSSLTKNEVLLNLASGEFSKLIDTKKINMINIDFKEEKDGTYKSVSTYSKKARGKFLNYLIINQIDSLEEIEKIDLDGYSLNKDLSNSKNLIFTRKNF comes from the coding sequence ATGAAGATAATATTTTCTCCAAGTAAAGAAATGAGAGAAGAAAATATTTTTGAAAATAAAAAAATCGAATTTACTGAATCTCCATTTAAAGATAAGACTAATATTTTAATAGATATATTGAAACAAAAATCAATAGAAGAAATAGGAAGTATAATGAAATTAAAGGCTGATTTACTAGCTAAAACATATAAAGATATACAAAATTATGATAAGTTAAAACATCTTCCTGCAATTTCAATGTATTATGGAGTTTCATTTAAAGAATTAGAATTAGAGGCTTATTCTGAAAAATCTTTAAAATATTTGAAGAATAAGCTTTTTATTTTATCTGCACTTTATGGATTTTCACAGCCTTTTGATTTGTTGAAAAAATATAGACTGGATATGACTATGTCAATTACAGATAAAGGTTTATATAATTTCTGGAAGAAAGAGGTCAATGATTATATTTTAAGTTCTCTCACTAAGAATGAAGTATTATTAAATTTAGCTTCTGGTGAATTTTCAAAGTTGATAGATACTAAAAAAATCAATATGATTAATATTGATTTTAAAGAAGAAAAAGATGGAACTTATAAGTCAGTGAGTACATATAGTAAGAAAGCTAGAGGGAAATTTTTAAATTATCTTATAATAAATCAAATAGATAGTTTAGAAGAAATAGAAAAAATTGACTTAGATGGGTATAGTCTTAATAAAGACTTATCAAATTCTAAAAATTTAATTTTTACTAGAAAAAATTTCTAA
- a CDS encoding DUF4261 domain-containing protein: MSSAFTGFVLLNEAKFDREKFLKDLKEDWKVTLDLGDDSENKEKDMLVGNIGDIMVAVALMPAPIPNNEAAESAKTNYRWPDAIKVAEEHKAHILVSLLGEPDLIDGAKLYTKIISALTKQENCTGINVLGTVLNPDMYRDFTQYYTENDMFPVENMIFIGLYASEGEKVNAYTYGMEAFGKKEMEIIDSSQNPEDVYYFLQGVADYVITSDVILQDGETIGFSAEQKISITHSKAIAVDGISIKLGF; this comes from the coding sequence ATGAGTAGTGCATTTACAGGTTTTGTATTATTAAATGAAGCTAAATTTGATAGAGAAAAATTTTTAAAAGATTTAAAAGAAGATTGGAAAGTTACACTAGATTTAGGTGATGATAGTGAAAATAAAGAGAAAGATATGTTGGTTGGAAATATTGGAGATATAATGGTGGCTGTTGCCTTAATGCCTGCTCCTATTCCTAATAATGAAGCAGCAGAAAGTGCAAAGACAAACTATAGATGGCCAGATGCAATTAAAGTTGCTGAAGAACATAAGGCTCATATTTTAGTTTCTTTATTGGGAGAACCAGATTTAATAGATGGTGCAAAATTATATACAAAAATTATATCAGCACTTACAAAACAAGAAAATTGTACAGGAATCAATGTATTAGGAACAGTTTTAAATCCTGATATGTATAGAGATTTTACTCAATATTATACTGAAAATGATATGTTCCCAGTTGAAAATATGATATTTATAGGCTTATATGCTTCAGAAGGTGAAAAAGTAAATGCCTATACTTATGGTATGGAAGCATTTGGAAAAAAAGAAATGGAAATAATTGATAGTTCACAAAATCCAGAAGATGTTTATTACTTCTTACAAGGAGTAGCAGATTATGTTATAACTTCTGATGTTATATTACAAGATGGTGAAACAATAGGTTTCTCAGCAGAACAAAAAATTTCTATAACTCATTCAAAGGCTATAGCTGTTGATGGAATATCAATAAAATTAGGTTTTTAA
- a CDS encoding cupin domain-containing protein produces the protein MKFRNLIKIIILCASIGATALATEQTNNVESKTLGTELKEYGKIYNKDGVLVVHKQLKKGEKIPPHTHQYKELFFTVVSGKMEVHLNDKETYIVEPKKALNFAGDVTISATALEDSDIFIYLVGENK, from the coding sequence ATGAAATTTAGAAATCTTATTAAAATTATTATTCTATGTGCAAGTATAGGAGCAACGGCCTTAGCTACAGAGCAAACAAATAATGTAGAAAGTAAAACTTTAGGTACAGAATTGAAAGAATATGGAAAAATTTATAATAAAGATGGAGTTTTAGTTGTTCATAAACAGCTAAAAAAGGGAGAAAAAATTCCTCCACATACTCATCAATATAAAGAACTTTTCTTTACAGTAGTATCAGGAAAAATGGAAGTTCATTTAAATGATAAAGAAACTTATATAGTAGAGCCTAAAAAAGCTTTAAATTTTGCTGGAGATGTAACTATATCAGCAACAGCATTAGAAGATAGTGATATTTTTATATATTTAGTTGGTGAAAATAAGTAA
- the pykF gene encoding pyruvate kinase PykF: MKKTKIVCTIGPVTESVETLKELLNRGMNVMRLNFSHGDYEEHGARIKNFRQAMSETGIRAGLLLDTKGPEIRTMSLEDGKDVSIKAGQKFTFTTDQSVIGNSERVAVTYENFAKDLKVGDMVLVDDGLIELDVIEIKGNEVICIAKNNGDLGQKKGINLPNVSVNLPALSPKDIEDLKFGCQNNIDFVAASFIRKADDVRQVRKVLKENGGERIQIISKIESQEGLDNFDEILAESDGIMVARGDLGVEIPVEDVPCAQKMMIRKCNRAGKPVITATQMLDSMIKNPRPTRAEANDVANAILDGTDAIMLSGETAKGKYPLAAVEVMHKIAKKVDATIPAFYVEGVVNKHDITSAVAEGSADISGRLNAKLIVVGTESGRAARDMRRYFPKANILAITNNEKTGNQLVLSRGVIPYVDGTPRTLEEFFILAESVAKKLNLVENDDIIIATCGESVFIQGTTNSIKVIQVKA, from the coding sequence TTGAAAAAAACAAAAATAGTTTGTACTATTGGTCCTGTGACTGAGTCAGTAGAAACTTTAAAAGAGCTATTGAATAGAGGAATGAATGTGATGAGATTAAATTTTTCTCACGGGGATTATGAAGAACATGGAGCAAGAATAAAGAATTTTAGACAAGCTATGTCTGAAACTGGAATTAGAGCTGGACTATTACTTGATACTAAGGGTCCAGAAATAAGAACAATGTCTTTAGAAGATGGAAAAGATGTAAGCATTAAAGCTGGACAAAAATTTACTTTTACAACAGATCAATCAGTTATTGGAAACAGTGAAAGAGTAGCTGTAACTTATGAAAATTTTGCAAAAGATTTAAAAGTTGGAGATATGGTTCTTGTTGATGATGGTTTAATTGAACTAGATGTTATAGAAATAAAAGGAAATGAAGTTATATGTATAGCTAAAAATAATGGAGATTTAGGTCAAAAGAAAGGTATAAATTTACCTAATGTTTCTGTTAATTTACCAGCATTATCTCCAAAAGATATAGAAGATTTAAAATTTGGATGTCAAAACAATATAGATTTTGTAGCTGCATCATTTATAAGAAAAGCTGATGATGTAAGACAAGTTAGAAAAGTTCTTAAAGAAAATGGTGGGGAAAGAATACAAATTATTTCTAAGATAGAAAGCCAAGAAGGACTTGATAATTTTGATGAAATTCTAGCTGAATCAGATGGAATAATGGTAGCAAGAGGAGATCTAGGAGTTGAAATTCCTGTTGAGGATGTACCTTGTGCACAAAAAATGATGATAAGAAAATGTAATAGAGCTGGAAAACCTGTAATTACAGCAACTCAAATGTTAGATTCAATGATTAAGAATCCAAGACCTACAAGAGCAGAAGCAAATGATGTTGCTAATGCAATATTAGATGGTACTGATGCAATAATGCTTTCAGGGGAAACTGCAAAAGGAAAGTATCCATTAGCAGCAGTTGAAGTTATGCATAAGATAGCTAAAAAGGTTGATGCTACAATACCAGCATTTTATGTAGAAGGGGTTGTAAATAAACATGATATAACTTCTGCTGTTGCTGAAGGAAGTGCTGATATAAGTGGAAGATTAAATGCAAAACTTATAGTTGTTGGAACAGAATCAGGAAGAGCAGCAAGAGATATGAGAAGATATTTTCCTAAAGCAAATATCTTAGCAATAACTAATAATGAAAAAACTGGAAATCAATTAGTTTTATCAAGAGGAGTAATTCCTTATGTTGATGGAACACCAAGAACTTTAGAAGAATTCTTTATTTTAGCAGAATCTGTTGCAAAAAAATTAAATTTAGTTGAAAATGATGATATAATAATAGCAACTTGTGGAGAAAGTGTATTTATCCAAGGAACAACAAATTCGATTAAAGTTATACAAGTAAAAGCATAG
- a CDS encoding HutD/Ves family protein: protein MNKVIKKEDWKVSVWAGGTTNEIFIYPEDSSYADRIFKARISVATTNNGEKSLFTKLPGVERYISKLTGDMKLQHTGHYDVEMEDYQIDRFKGDWETYSWGKFEDFNLMLKGIRGDLYYRQIRGRCRLHLEKGSTTVFLYVIDGKINVNGTDLETEDFYITDDNILDVFGNNPKIYYGFIKEWDQ, encoded by the coding sequence ATGAATAAAGTTATAAAAAAAGAGGATTGGAAGGTTTCTGTTTGGGCAGGAGGAACAACAAATGAGATTTTTATATACCCTGAAGATTCTAGCTATGCAGATAGAATTTTTAAAGCCAGAATAAGTGTTGCAACTACGAATAATGGAGAAAAATCTCTTTTCACAAAACTTCCTGGAGTAGAAAGATATATATCAAAACTAACTGGAGATATGAAACTTCAACATACAGGTCATTATGATGTTGAAATGGAAGATTATCAAATAGATAGATTTAAAGGAGACTGGGAAACTTATTCTTGGGGAAAATTTGAAGATTTTAACTTGATGTTAAAAGGAATAAGAGGAGATCTATACTATAGACAAATCAGAGGTAGGTGTAGATTACATCTTGAAAAAGGTAGTACTACAGTCTTTCTATATGTTATAGATGGAAAGATCAATGTCAATGGAACAGACCTAGAAACAGAAGATTTCTACATAACAGATGATAATATTTTAGATGTTTTTGGAAATAATCCAAAAATATATTATGGTTTCATTAAGGAATGGGATCAATAA
- the eno gene encoding phosphopyruvate hydratase, whose product MTGIVEVIGREILDSRGNPTVEVDVVLECGARGRAAVPSGASTGSHEAVELRDEDKSRYLGKGVLKAVNNVNTEIREALLGMDALNQVAIDKTMIELDGTPNKGRLGANAILGVSLAVSKAAAEALGQPLYKYLGGVNAKELPLPMMNILNGGAHADSAVDLQEFMIQPVGAKSFQEAMRMGAEIFHHLGKILKANGDSTNVGNEGGYAPSKIQGTEGALALISEAVKAAGYELGKDITFALDAASSEFCKEVNGKYEYHFKREGGVVRTTDEMIKWYEELINKYPIVSIEDGLGEDDWDGWVKLTKAIGDRVQIVGDDLFVTNTERLKKGIELGAGNSILIKLNQIGSLTETLDAIEMAKRAGYTAVVSHRSGETEDATIADVAVATNAGQIKTGSTSRTDRMAKYNQLLRIEEELGSVAQYNGRDVFYNIKK is encoded by the coding sequence ATGACAGGTATAGTAGAAGTAATAGGAAGAGAAATTTTAGACTCAAGAGGAAATCCTACAGTAGAAGTAGATGTAGTATTAGAATGTGGAGCAAGAGGAAGAGCTGCTGTTCCATCAGGAGCTTCAACAGGAAGCCATGAAGCAGTTGAGCTAAGAGATGAAGATAAATCAAGATATTTAGGAAAAGGAGTTTTAAAAGCTGTAAACAATGTAAATACAGAAATTAGAGAAGCTCTTTTAGGAATGGATGCTTTAAATCAAGTAGCTATAGATAAAACAATGATAGAATTAGATGGAACTCCTAATAAAGGAAGACTAGGGGCAAATGCTATATTAGGTGTTTCTCTTGCAGTTTCAAAAGCTGCTGCTGAAGCTTTAGGACAACCTCTATATAAATACTTAGGTGGAGTAAATGCTAAAGAATTACCTTTACCTATGATGAACATCTTAAATGGTGGAGCACATGCTGACTCAGCTGTTGACTTACAAGAATTTATGATACAACCAGTTGGAGCAAAATCTTTCCAAGAAGCTATGAGAATGGGAGCTGAAATTTTCCACCACTTAGGAAAAATCTTAAAAGCTAATGGAGATTCAACAAACGTTGGAAATGAAGGAGGATATGCACCTTCAAAAATTCAAGGAACTGAAGGAGCTTTAGCTTTAATCAGTGAAGCTGTTAAAGCTGCAGGATATGAATTAGGAAAAGATATTACTTTCGCTTTAGATGCTGCTTCAAGTGAATTCTGTAAAGAAGTAAATGGAAAATATGAATACCATTTCAAAAGAGAAGGTGGAGTTGTAAGAACTACTGATGAAATGATTAAATGGTATGAAGAATTAATAAACAAATATCCTATCGTTTCAATAGAAGATGGATTAGGTGAAGATGACTGGGATGGTTGGGTAAAACTAACTAAAGCTATTGGAGACAGAGTTCAAATAGTTGGAGATGACTTATTTGTAACTAACACTGAAAGATTGAAAAAAGGAATAGAATTAGGAGCAGGAAACTCTATCCTTATAAAATTAAATCAAATAGGTTCATTAACTGAAACTTTAGATGCAATAGAAATGGCAAAAAGAGCAGGATATACTGCAGTTGTATCTCATAGATCAGGAGAAACAGAAGATGCTACAATAGCTGATGTTGCTGTTGCAACTAATGCTGGACAAATAAAAACTGGTTCAACTTCAAGAACTGATAGAATGGCTAAATACAACCAATTATTAAGAATTGAAGAAGAATTAGGATCTGTTGCACAATACAATGGAAGAGATGTTTTCTATAACATTAAAAAATAG
- a CDS encoding ATP-binding cassette domain-containing protein, with amino-acid sequence MLGEKKFLKSVIAIISLIFMLVLINTFFRMSLPYLLSKFIDNFYGSYEKYKYINQFLIASILLFLFSLLQKYLIENLSWKFTNHIRVELLKKILKQNNDFFIKYLHSDLLEYFEVDISKIYKFLTKSIPTFFSNIFIITLVIVFFGLKSIYIFLFFLVYLILNFILVKMYRKNNKNKVIEESDYHEYMSGKYSEWLAMKNLPSILGLDKYIIDKFENLQDDWLKYRINVNKYYYAIWCITLLLNGMVDIFILGISGFLFFYNKITIGSIYLYYSYGQKIKNPMESLQQQLQYVEKLFASLKRIDRLLKENSNDFEENTRKLTISEIKTIKIKDLCFSYTDKIILDKLSIELSKGENIGIYGKSGDGKSTFLKILSKIIKANKDSIFINNIDINDIDMESYVEKIIYLQNEPVIFKTSLYNNISMFNEKISLEEVDKFLQNENLYKYIENKKLTDIISDEELTILQKQIISVLRVFFEKKDLIIFDEAFSHIDTKITLDLLDKIKKFNKNSIIICVSHNLEKLSLFNKMYEIKKGKIYEKE; translated from the coding sequence ATGCTGGGAGAAAAAAAGTTCCTGAAATCAGTTATTGCTATAATTAGTTTAATTTTTATGCTAGTATTAATAAACACTTTTTTTAGAATGAGTTTACCATATCTATTAAGTAAATTTATAGATAACTTTTATGGTTCCTATGAAAAATATAAATATATCAATCAATTTTTAATAGCTTCAATTTTATTATTTCTCTTTTCACTTTTACAAAAATATTTAATTGAAAATTTGTCTTGGAAATTTACTAATCACATTCGTGTAGAATTATTAAAAAAAATTTTAAAACAAAATAATGACTTTTTTATTAAATATTTGCATAGTGATTTGCTAGAATACTTTGAAGTTGATATTTCAAAAATATATAAATTTTTAACTAAAAGTATTCCCACTTTTTTTAGTAATATTTTTATAATTACTTTAGTAATAGTGTTTTTTGGCTTAAAAAGTATATATATTTTTTTATTTTTTTTAGTATATTTAATTTTAAATTTTATTTTAGTTAAAATGTATAGAAAAAATAATAAAAATAAAGTCATTGAAGAAAGTGATTACCATGAATATATGAGTGGAAAATATAGTGAATGGTTGGCAATGAAAAATTTACCTTCTATACTAGGATTAGATAAATACATTATAGATAAGTTTGAAAATTTGCAAGATGATTGGTTAAAATATAGAATAAATGTTAATAAATATTATTATGCTATATGGTGTATAACCTTATTACTTAATGGGATGGTAGATATTTTTATTTTGGGAATAAGTGGATTCCTTTTCTTCTACAATAAAATTACCATAGGAAGTATTTATTTATACTATTCTTATGGACAAAAAATAAAAAATCCTATGGAAAGTTTGCAACAACAATTGCAGTATGTAGAAAAATTATTTGCAAGTCTTAAAAGAATTGATAGACTACTTAAAGAAAATTCAAACGATTTTGAAGAAAATACTAGAAAGCTAACAATTTCTGAAATAAAAACTATAAAAATTAAAGATTTATGTTTTTCTTATACTGATAAAATTATTTTAGATAAATTATCTATTGAGTTATCTAAAGGTGAAAATATTGGTATATATGGAAAATCTGGAGATGGAAAGAGTACTTTCTTAAAAATATTAAGTAAGATAATAAAAGCAAATAAGGATTCTATATTCATCAATAATATAGATATTAATGATATTGATATGGAAAGTTATGTTGAAAAAATTATTTATTTACAAAATGAACCTGTTATATTTAAAACTTCATTATACAATAATATTTCTATGTTCAATGAAAAAATAAGCTTGGAAGAAGTGGATAAATTTTTACAAAATGAAAATTTATATAAATATATTGAAAATAAAAAATTAACAGATATAATCAGTGATGAAGAGTTAACTATTTTACAAAAACAGATAATTTCTGTATTAAGAGTATTTTTTGAGAAAAAAGATTTAATTATTTTTGATGAAGCTTTCTCACATATAGATACTAAAATCACATTGGACTTATTAGATAAAATAAAGAAATTTAATAAGAATAGTATAATAATTTGTGTCAGTCATAATCTGGAAAAACTCAGCTTATTTAATAAAATGTATGAAATAAAAAAGGGTAAAATTTATGAAAAAGAATGA